The Solibacillus sp. FSL W7-1436 genome window below encodes:
- a CDS encoding sulfatase-like hydrolase/transferase, with amino-acid sequence MRSQKQENIQEKKPNFLIFIVDEQRFPTVYENKELKKWRKENLKTQELLRENGMEFLNHYIGSTACSPSRATLYTGQYPSLHGVTKTTGAAASAFEPDVFWLDPNTAPTFGDYFRAAGYRTFWKGKWHVSPQDILIPGTQNALPSYDSNTGIPDRNLEKLYLESDRLNEYGFSGWLGPEPHGTNPRNSASSAAIGTSGRDEVYSREAVELIHSLEADRDNQDQPWLIVSSFLNPHDITLFGETTELHPLFNFEVDPSVPFIPPAPTSDELLDTKPTAQHSYKETYHKAFQPTRDSLFYRQLYFSLHKKVDQEMGKVYSALKSSKFYDNTIVIFTSDHGDLLGAHGGLFQKWYNAYEEAIHVPFIVHSPKMFANRHITDMLTSHVDILPTLLGLAKIDVNKIQQEIRKNHTEVHPPVGRNLMPLLHGEDTFLRANEPLYFMTDDDVTRGLSQVSLTGQPYNSVVQPNHIETVIAYLPTGQNRERELWKFSRYFDNPQFWSNPDVQDQVTEIQGQTPINDDVAVSVSKVVTKTVPVPEQFELYNLTKDPLERKNLASPVNANIVTRMIESLLMSLLEEQRQQKRLTPTNGSVSCAENSGD; translated from the coding sequence AAAACCAAATTTTCTTATCTTTATAGTGGATGAACAACGATTTCCGACAGTTTACGAAAATAAGGAACTAAAGAAATGGCGTAAGGAAAATCTGAAGACACAGGAATTATTACGGGAAAATGGAATGGAGTTTTTAAACCACTATATTGGCAGCACGGCTTGTTCACCAAGTAGAGCAACACTGTATACTGGGCAATACCCATCATTACATGGGGTGACTAAAACAACTGGGGCTGCCGCTTCTGCATTTGAACCGGATGTATTTTGGTTAGATCCTAATACAGCTCCTACTTTTGGGGACTATTTCCGTGCGGCAGGCTACCGCACATTTTGGAAGGGAAAATGGCATGTGAGCCCTCAGGATATTTTGATTCCTGGAACTCAAAATGCATTGCCTAGTTACGACTCAAATACAGGTATTCCTGACCGTAATCTAGAAAAGCTTTACCTGGAATCCGACCGTCTAAATGAATATGGCTTTTCTGGCTGGCTTGGTCCTGAACCCCATGGAACTAATCCTCGTAATTCTGCTTCATCTGCTGCCATTGGAACAAGCGGGCGCGATGAAGTGTATTCAAGGGAAGCAGTTGAGTTAATCCATTCACTTGAAGCAGACCGTGATAATCAAGACCAGCCTTGGCTGATAGTATCTTCTTTTTTAAATCCGCATGATATTACGTTGTTCGGGGAGACAACTGAACTTCATCCATTATTCAACTTTGAAGTAGATCCTTCTGTTCCATTTATTCCGCCTGCTCCTACGTCGGACGAATTATTGGATACAAAGCCTACTGCACAACATAGTTACAAAGAGACTTATCACAAAGCTTTCCAACCAACAAGAGATAGTCTTTTTTATCGTCAGCTTTACTTTTCTCTTCATAAAAAAGTCGATCAGGAAATGGGTAAAGTATACAGTGCATTGAAATCCAGCAAATTTTACGATAATACAATTGTAATTTTCACTTCCGACCATGGGGATTTATTAGGTGCTCATGGGGGATTATTTCAAAAGTGGTATAACGCATACGAGGAAGCGATTCATGTACCATTTATCGTTCATAGTCCAAAAATGTTTGCAAACAGGCATATTACGGACATGTTGACGAGTCATGTAGATATCCTGCCAACTCTGTTAGGATTGGCTAAAATTGACGTAAACAAAATTCAGCAGGAGATAAGAAAAAATCATACTGAAGTACATCCGCCTGTAGGCAGAAATTTGATGCCTCTTCTTCATGGAGAGGATACTTTTCTGCGGGCAAATGAGCCGCTTTATTTTATGACAGATGATGATGTAACGAGAGGATTATCCCAGGTAAGTCTTACTGGCCAACCTTATAATTCTGTTGTTCAGCCAAATCATATTGAAACTGTCATTGCTTATCTTCCAACAGGTCAAAATAGGGAAAGAGAGCTATGGAAATTTTCCAGATACTTCGATAATCCGCAATTTTGGAGTAATCCGGACGTACAAGATCAAGTAACGGAAATTCAGGGGCAAACGCCTATTAATGACGATGTTGCTGTTTCTGTATCAAAAGTAGTAACGAAAACCGTTCCAGTTCCTGAACAATTTGAGCTGTATAATCTCACAAAAGATCCTCTTGAAAGAAAAAATCTTGCAAGTCCTGTAAATGCAAATATCGTTACAAGAATGATTGAATCATTATTGATGAGTCTCCTGGAAGAACAACGGCAGCAAAAAAGGCTTACACCAACGAATGGGTCCGTTTCGTGTGCAGAAAATAGTGGAGATTGA